In the Penaeus chinensis breed Huanghai No. 1 chromosome 31, ASM1920278v2, whole genome shotgun sequence genome, one interval contains:
- the LOC125042203 gene encoding hunchback-like protein has protein sequence MMIRPIKGGHPVFNELLCGDGGYGGKKAVPTPCPVCGKVLSNAYNMRVHLETHQNITYKCIICGIITRTRDTMRKHLSNVHKLRNVELKNSFKKITGKQQSSSGSADSTSPNTTSAATTPTKSATTKLASPSSDLKLSGIASPLPEADLGHSSFSGMDNLGALNLAKGNNLASIVSKLSQKQ, from the exons ATGATGATTAGACCCATTAAAG GTGGTCATCCTGTATTTAATGAATTGTTGTGCGGTGACGGTGGTTACGGGGGGAAGAAGGCGGTACCCACGCCTTGTCCAGTGTGCGGCAAAGTACTCTCCAACGCTTACAATATGCGCGTTCACCTGGAGACACACCAGAACATCACATACAAGTGCATCATCTGTGGCATCATAACACGCACACGTGACACCATGAGGAAGCATCTTTCCAACGTTCACAAGCTGCGTAATGTAGAGCTCAAGAACTCTTTCAAGAAGATTACTGGCAAGCAGCAATCCAGCAGTGGCTCTGCCGACAGCACTTCCCCCAATACAACATCTGCAGCCACCACACCAACCAAAAGTGCCACCACTAAACTAGCTTCCCCTTCCTCTGACCTGAAGCTGTCAGGCATTGCCAGCCCTCTACCTGAGGCAGATCTTGGCCACAGTTCATTTTCTGGCATGGACAACTTGGGGGCCCTAAATTTGGCAAAGGGCAATAATCTGGCATCTATAGTTAGCAAATTGAGTCAGAAACAGTGA